Proteins encoded in a region of the Haloarcula salinisoli genome:
- a CDS encoding glycosyltransferase family 2 protein — MEYTVGIVTYERPESIGSPLDSLLSQTRLPDELLIVDDSDSSRTTQVVESFRPKFEAAGVRLSYTRRSGGRSMPGARNDIIEAATGDVVCFIDDDVVCEESWLAAIDDGYSRDDVAAVCGPAIRTDQDLMPTDTRITDQTNRNTISEYGEVNEISHCWIPPSPVETEAGRGANMSFRISALEAIGGFDTRYEGPAVFEEWDVMARLKQRGFDLLYQPEATVYHFETEEGGARTDDNVRPTSYWYAKNSLLFRRKNFRETFYRSVALLFFVGTSQLPPIWRRIAALVALDTSQIAWLKGYWHGLSANTA; from the coding sequence ATGGAGTACACGGTCGGGATAGTCACTTACGAGCGACCCGAGAGTATCGGGTCCCCGCTTGACAGTCTCCTCTCGCAGACTCGGCTTCCGGATGAGTTACTCATCGTAGACGACAGCGACAGCTCGAGAACAACGCAGGTCGTCGAGTCGTTCCGTCCGAAATTCGAGGCTGCGGGCGTTCGACTATCGTATACTCGTCGCTCTGGGGGTCGGAGCATGCCCGGCGCACGGAACGATATCATCGAGGCCGCCACTGGCGACGTCGTCTGTTTTATCGACGACGATGTCGTCTGCGAAGAGTCCTGGCTCGCCGCCATAGACGACGGGTACAGTCGAGACGACGTTGCAGCCGTCTGTGGTCCGGCGATTCGGACCGACCAGGACCTCATGCCTACGGACACTCGTATTACCGATCAGACGAACCGCAACACTATCAGCGAATACGGGGAAGTAAACGAGATATCCCACTGCTGGATACCACCATCACCCGTCGAGACGGAGGCTGGAAGAGGCGCCAACATGTCGTTCAGGATCTCCGCACTCGAAGCGATTGGCGGTTTCGACACCCGGTACGAGGGCCCGGCGGTGTTCGAGGAGTGGGATGTCATGGCACGTCTCAAGCAACGGGGGTTTGACCTCCTCTATCAGCCCGAGGCTACGGTCTACCACTTCGAAACCGAGGAGGGTGGGGCGCGCACTGATGACAACGTCCGACCGACGAGCTACTGGTACGCGAAAAATAGCCTCCTCTTCCGGCGGAAAAATTTCCGCGAGACCTTCTATCGGTCCGTGGCACTGCTGTTTTTTGTTGGGACGAGTCAGCTCCCGCCAATCTGGCGCCGCATCGCTGCACTCGTGGCACTTGACACCAGCCAGATTGCCTGGTTGAAGGGGTACTGGCACGGTCTCAGTGCAAACACGGCGTAA
- the lysA gene encoding diaminopimelate decarboxylase has product MSRTIAERKERLAKHADEVAESVGTPALIFFEADVRRQYDRLRSALDAHYPDSTVHVAVKANLVPGLLGLLADRGANAEAYANCEFEVARRADFDPADILLTGMNRDESTVRRILQAGTSQILVDNISELRSLASVSRDLGIQCDVLLRVNPAVDIPTHPAITTGDRGSKFGMSVASGSALEAVRRTVDADGLRLHGLHCHLGSQIDSVEPYKVATQSLMDFVAEVRKETDETVDVLDIGGGFPIQYRESVPDIEAYAAAIGNEITAACTREGLDPVELYLEPGRYLLGPCGTLLGSVGVLKETPERRFAVLDAGTNTVLTRQEVPIYSPDADGEERTYAVVGPLCYSADVFDENVTLQRLAEGDLVAIDKVGAYTVGREMHLNGAPRPPIVIIGDDGHRRVVREREACEDVIPGVNG; this is encoded by the coding sequence ATGTCTCGGACGATTGCGGAACGAAAGGAGCGTCTCGCAAAGCATGCTGACGAGGTCGCGGAGTCGGTCGGCACTCCCGCGCTCATCTTCTTCGAGGCCGACGTACGCCGGCAGTACGACCGTCTCCGGTCAGCACTCGACGCTCACTACCCCGACTCGACCGTGCACGTCGCGGTCAAAGCGAACCTCGTTCCCGGGCTTCTTGGACTGTTGGCGGACCGTGGTGCCAACGCCGAAGCCTACGCAAACTGTGAGTTCGAAGTGGCACGCCGCGCCGACTTCGACCCTGCGGACATCTTGTTGACGGGAATGAACAGGGACGAGTCGACTGTCCGTCGGATACTCCAGGCTGGCACGTCACAGATACTGGTCGATAACATCTCTGAGCTCCGCTCGCTCGCATCGGTCTCCCGGGATCTCGGGATACAGTGTGACGTGTTGCTGCGGGTGAATCCTGCGGTGGATATTCCGACCCATCCTGCTATCACGACTGGCGATCGCGGGAGCAAGTTCGGGATGTCGGTCGCGAGTGGCAGCGCTCTCGAGGCTGTCCGTCGGACCGTCGATGCGGACGGGCTCCGTCTTCACGGGCTCCACTGTCACCTCGGGAGTCAGATCGATAGCGTCGAACCGTACAAGGTGGCGACACAGAGCCTGATGGATTTCGTCGCCGAGGTGCGAAAAGAGACAGACGAGACGGTAGACGTGCTCGATATCGGCGGCGGATTCCCCATCCAGTACCGGGAGTCGGTGCCCGACATCGAGGCGTACGCGGCGGCAATCGGAAACGAAATCACTGCGGCCTGCACACGGGAGGGGCTCGACCCAGTCGAACTCTATCTGGAACCTGGTCGATACCTGCTTGGGCCCTGTGGGACGCTTCTGGGCTCGGTTGGTGTTTTGAAAGAGACACCAGAGCGTCGGTTTGCGGTTCTGGATGCGGGAACGAACACGGTACTCACACGACAGGAGGTGCCAATATACTCGCCCGACGCCGACGGCGAGGAACGCACCTATGCCGTCGTGGGCCCTCTCTGTTACTCGGCTGATGTATTTGACGAGAACGTAACACTCCAACGACTGGCAGAAGGCGACCTCGTGGCCATTGACAAGGTCGGTGCGTACACGGTTGGTCGCGAAATGCACCTGAACGGTGCTCCGAGACCCCCGATCGTTATTATCGGCGACGACGGGCACCGACGGGTGGTTCGAGAACGAGAAGCCTGTGAGGATGTCATCCCCGGTGTAAACGGGTGA
- a CDS encoding FkbM family methyltransferase: MHTDRQRPETGAESLIGQVGERAESFLADVLEDYGETFPITGTSLKYATAPLYVLLSEAHLLLEECAVAVPTFDGEWQLVDIPDWRLARRLHTLALVEGTRHGSPTHQQLMADIYTNRGFARVKSGDVVVDTGAYVGGFTRYAAERASEVIAVEPNATVSDVLWWNTTDLPNVTVVPEAAWVEPTELEINTSVHAFENSVLAPDNYETGDSFRVDADTIPNIVREHGHERIDFLKIEAEGVECEILQGALETGFPIDRIAVDASPERNRGDVVDEVCEILATHGYRSQTKAQSRWHWGDDIVFGKRSDQ; this comes from the coding sequence ATGCATACTGACCGGCAGCGTCCAGAGACCGGAGCAGAGAGCCTGATTGGACAAGTTGGAGAGCGAGCCGAGTCTTTTCTGGCGGATGTTCTCGAAGATTACGGCGAGACATTCCCCATCACAGGGACCAGCCTCAAGTATGCAACTGCCCCGCTGTACGTCCTGCTCAGCGAGGCACACCTCCTTCTCGAAGAGTGCGCTGTCGCCGTGCCGACTTTCGACGGCGAATGGCAGCTGGTCGACATACCTGACTGGCGCCTCGCCCGGCGTCTCCACACCCTCGCCCTCGTGGAGGGGACGAGACACGGGTCCCCTACACATCAGCAGCTGATGGCCGATATCTATACGAACAGGGGGTTCGCTCGCGTCAAGTCCGGAGACGTCGTCGTTGACACTGGTGCGTATGTCGGTGGGTTTACTCGCTATGCCGCGGAGCGGGCAAGCGAGGTAATCGCCGTCGAACCGAACGCAACTGTCAGCGACGTGCTGTGGTGGAACACCACCGATCTTCCCAACGTGACTGTTGTTCCCGAGGCTGCCTGGGTGGAGCCCACAGAGCTAGAGATCAACACCTCCGTCCACGCGTTCGAGAACTCGGTCCTGGCTCCCGACAATTACGAGACTGGCGACTCGTTCCGTGTCGACGCCGATACCATTCCGAACATCGTTCGGGAGCACGGACACGAGCGTATCGACTTCCTCAAGATAGAGGCTGAAGGGGTCGAGTGTGAGATACTGCAGGGCGCACTCGAGACGGGATTTCCGATTGACCGAATCGCTGTCGACGCCTCGCCCGAGCGGAACCGTGGCGATGTCGTCGACGAGGTATGTGAGATACTTGCGACGCATGGGTATCGCTCTCAGACCAAAGCTCAGTCACGATGGCACTGGGGTGACGATATCGTCTTTGGGAAGCGTTCTGACCAGTGA
- a CDS encoding asparagine synthetase B family protein: MAVVDKQQVEPTVFERLFDRLSYRGHDGEGATHVGTASIGCHQFNTGSRPHASQPVSEGGIYVAFDGRIDNREQLLARLGQEPSKPRPDSRLVLDAYTKWGTEFPEQIRGPFATVLWDSNRRRSVAARDRTGIRHIYYAATDDLFVAGSEARAIAAHSSVADEPNRHLIREFLDSRLETAGESFYRDIARLEPGTVVTWDPDGLSVDRYWRPPYGCAPDANISDHGRQLEQLLRSAIGNRLEVVGNAAVMMSGGLDSTLIGSLVTEESARRETGRAEAFVVTFDGISAIDERTSASAVSTDGVSTTFLDGADIWPLKRDFRALVGTPCRDSSLELFDTVTAKARADGFEGVFTGVGGNLFDGNRLAYTDLLCEGHVADFVREAWRDDLSVLKAGLLYGLLPAATSQSVTLRELNYRDPPIGVDRDDERPPAARREPKTVSRALSFVNCSLRYQLTDPYMDFVSDSIRRIALANGTELFHPFLDSRIIAFLFRLGPGSRFHNGRHKRLVRQAARGIVPESVREQPVHANAYSSFLRRGIQEEASTLQAALSNGTLVEESYLEKDQLERLHAELPVPDGVESQERLWRAATTARWLDEF; encoded by the coding sequence TTGGCAGTAGTCGACAAGCAACAGGTGGAGCCAACCGTCTTCGAACGGCTCTTCGACCGGCTCTCCTACCGCGGCCACGACGGAGAGGGGGCCACGCACGTCGGGACGGCTTCAATCGGCTGTCACCAGTTCAATACGGGTTCGAGACCTCACGCGTCACAGCCCGTGTCAGAGGGCGGTATTTACGTCGCATTCGACGGTCGGATCGACAATCGGGAGCAGCTATTAGCGCGACTGGGACAGGAGCCCTCGAAACCACGACCGGACTCTCGTCTGGTCCTCGACGCGTACACAAAGTGGGGGACGGAGTTCCCGGAGCAAATTCGAGGCCCCTTCGCGACCGTGCTGTGGGATAGTAATCGGCGCCGGTCGGTCGCGGCAAGAGACAGAACAGGTATCAGGCATATCTACTACGCCGCTACTGATGACCTGTTCGTCGCGGGGTCGGAAGCGCGTGCAATCGCTGCCCACTCCAGCGTAGCTGATGAGCCAAATCGCCACCTCATCCGTGAGTTCCTCGACAGTCGTCTCGAGACAGCCGGAGAATCCTTCTACAGAGATATCGCTCGGCTCGAGCCTGGCACGGTCGTCACCTGGGACCCAGATGGTCTCTCCGTCGACCGATACTGGCGACCACCGTATGGCTGCGCTCCCGACGCCAACATTTCTGACCACGGACGTCAACTGGAACAGTTGCTTCGGTCGGCGATCGGGAACCGTCTCGAGGTAGTTGGCAACGCGGCAGTGATGATGAGCGGCGGGCTGGACTCGACACTCATCGGGTCCCTTGTCACGGAAGAGAGCGCCCGGAGGGAGACAGGGCGGGCAGAAGCGTTCGTCGTCACGTTCGACGGGATATCCGCCATCGATGAGCGAACGTCCGCCAGCGCAGTTTCCACCGACGGCGTTTCCACTACTTTCCTTGATGGGGCCGATATCTGGCCGTTGAAACGTGATTTCAGGGCCCTTGTTGGGACACCGTGTCGGGATTCGAGCCTTGAACTCTTCGACACTGTCACTGCGAAAGCACGCGCCGACGGCTTTGAGGGCGTCTTTACGGGTGTCGGGGGGAACCTCTTCGACGGAAATCGGCTCGCCTACACTGACCTGCTGTGTGAGGGTCACGTGGCCGACTTCGTCCGTGAGGCCTGGCGGGACGATCTATCGGTGCTCAAAGCTGGATTGTTGTACGGACTGCTTCCAGCGGCCACGAGCCAGTCAGTCACACTCCGGGAACTGAACTATCGGGACCCCCCTATCGGCGTTGACAGGGACGACGAGCGGCCCCCGGCCGCTCGGCGAGAGCCCAAGACCGTCTCCCGGGCGCTGTCGTTCGTGAACTGCTCACTCCGGTACCAGCTCACGGACCCCTACATGGATTTTGTCTCGGATTCGATTCGTCGTATCGCACTGGCCAACGGGACTGAGCTGTTTCACCCGTTCCTGGACTCGCGAATTATAGCGTTCCTGTTCCGTCTTGGCCCTGGCTCTCGATTCCACAACGGCCGGCACAAACGCCTCGTCCGCCAGGCTGCCAGAGGCATTGTACCCGAGTCCGTTCGCGAACAGCCAGTGCATGCCAACGCCTACAGCTCGTTCCTCAGGCGGGGAATCCAGGAGGAGGCAAGCACTCTCCAGGCAGCCCTTTCGAATGGAACACTCGTCGAGGAGTCGTATCTCGAGAAAGACCAATTGGAACGGCTGCATGCCGAGTTGCCAGTCCCGGACGGCGTCGAGTCTCAGGAACGATTGTGGCGGGCGGCTACGACGGCTCGCTGGCTGGACGAGTTCTGA
- a CDS encoding long-chain fatty acid--CoA ligase gives MNVCRKFDRFATGNDDVAIRTPGRDDKSYQQLRRESGYVAGLLRENGIGPSDRVILHLPNDSAYVSVLLGIWRVGAVGVPMDERWGGEVASHVLADIEPSLVVTTDQYAMRLREQISGDPLAEIPVAKIDTAAVGDLGITEVSEPSMTVEPQMDDDIAKVVYTSGTTGTPKGVIHTHRNITAVVEMAANVFDLSDDDIFLASVPLCRSPGIYGSALPALCVGGSVVLQAEWDPQWWSELIAEYEPRLNLLKPQQMRETIEVDDEAVSDTSSLEICMVTTGLLRSKSTFTDFEATYDVDNVINYYGQTESLAVSMGTLSADTQPNYIGQPADVLETKLVDPSTGRELPPGNDGELLLRGDVVTPGYWNRHITASELFTDGWLRTEDRIQQDEDGNFYFLERLST, from the coding sequence ATGAACGTCTGCCGAAAGTTCGACCGATTCGCAACAGGAAACGATGACGTCGCTATCCGAACACCGGGACGTGATGACAAATCCTACCAGCAGCTCCGGAGAGAATCTGGGTACGTTGCGGGACTCCTCCGGGAGAACGGCATCGGGCCATCAGACCGCGTTATCCTCCACCTGCCGAACGATTCGGCATACGTTTCTGTGCTGCTTGGCATCTGGCGTGTCGGCGCAGTCGGCGTGCCGATGGACGAAAGGTGGGGCGGAGAGGTCGCGAGTCACGTGCTCGCGGACATCGAACCGTCCCTGGTGGTGACAACCGACCAGTACGCTATGAGACTCCGGGAGCAGATATCAGGGGACCCACTCGCCGAGATACCGGTGGCAAAAATCGACACGGCAGCCGTTGGAGACCTCGGTATCACCGAGGTCTCGGAGCCGTCGATGACTGTGGAACCACAGATGGACGACGACATCGCGAAAGTCGTCTACACCTCCGGGACGACAGGCACACCGAAAGGGGTCATCCATACACATAGAAATATTACGGCTGTCGTAGAGATGGCGGCCAATGTGTTTGACCTCTCAGACGACGATATCTTTCTCGCTTCCGTCCCCCTCTGTCGCAGTCCGGGTATATACGGGTCAGCACTGCCCGCGCTGTGTGTCGGTGGTTCGGTGGTCTTGCAGGCAGAGTGGGACCCCCAGTGGTGGAGCGAACTTATCGCGGAGTACGAACCTCGCCTCAACTTGCTAAAACCCCAGCAGATGCGCGAGACTATCGAAGTTGACGACGAGGCAGTGTCCGACACGTCGTCACTGGAGATATGCATGGTCACAACCGGCCTGCTTCGGTCGAAGTCCACGTTTACCGACTTCGAAGCGACCTACGATGTCGACAACGTCATCAACTACTATGGGCAGACTGAATCACTCGCTGTGAGCATGGGTACCCTGTCGGCGGACACTCAACCGAACTACATCGGTCAGCCTGCCGATGTCCTAGAGACGAAGCTGGTAGACCCGTCCACTGGCCGTGAGCTACCCCCTGGAAACGATGGTGAGCTGTTGCTCCGTGGCGATGTCGTGACACCCGGCTACTGGAACCGACACATAACGGCCAGCGAACTGTTTACCGACGGCTGGCTCCGCACGGAGGACCGGATTCAGCAGGACGAGGACGGTAATTTCTATTTCCTCGAACGGCTCTCGACCTGA
- a CDS encoding VOC family protein: MVVGPAHHYGVNVSDIDRSIEFYRDVLGLEVLREEQELSDHHEDLLGVDGTEGTFAVLGGNGFKFELKSISEPSTKNINAMRRPVDIGDDHFCWEVEDIDATYEELTERGVEFLGPPKSVGTVDSRVAYFYDPDGNVLELVEPGS; the protein is encoded by the coding sequence ATGGTCGTTGGACCAGCTCACCACTACGGAGTCAACGTATCGGATATCGATCGGTCGATAGAGTTCTACCGTGACGTTCTCGGGCTTGAGGTCCTCCGTGAGGAGCAGGAATTGAGCGACCACCACGAGGACCTCCTCGGCGTCGACGGCACGGAGGGAACGTTCGCTGTTCTTGGGGGCAACGGGTTCAAATTCGAACTGAAGAGCATCTCGGAACCCTCTACGAAGAATATCAACGCCATGCGAAGGCCTGTCGATATTGGTGACGACCACTTCTGTTGGGAAGTCGAAGATATCGATGCAACCTACGAGGAGCTGACCGAACGGGGCGTGGAGTTCCTCGGTCCGCCCAAGTCGGTCGGTACAGTCGATTCCAGAGTCGCTTACTTCTACGATCCCGACGGGAACGTTCTCGAACTCGTCGAGCCGGGTTCGTAA
- a CDS encoding aldehyde dehydrogenase family protein has translation MRQIVAATGTDRQEPVVTADVTGFEGDPIGAVERFPSMEVPSVIERNQHQGKAALNALDSGELVSMLAEAGSHFAKGTLGPENTTVDEYVTNVVRATGLPVRAVREAVTAIRSALESVDTTLRSQLPGDDVTVIDTLQYDTGTERTVGYVPRGRNLALLTPSNHPAVVALSVVALGAKYPMAIRPSNQEPFTAARLVHALHEAGLPKESVVLLPGEREVGQTAVEQSDLALGFGGPDLQNRYADVSNVKIHGPGNSKIFVDSDYLQRDEVLDMCRTAVMTGGGRACTNATQIVTTGDGSLLAKKLAQRVAGATVTAPLSERAEVPAVVAPAEADRIDRLIDTNLTTGAGEDLTARYDDRDRVIEQNGITYLRPTVLHLDWNDFDDGRHVLASELPFQYTVVVQVPKTDIGTALSDSLAVTTFTHDDGLEETLLRDSSIEKLFANGEMVSDIDLREPHQGFLTDFLFRKQAYRPSK, from the coding sequence ATGAGACAGATTGTCGCTGCCACGGGAACCGACCGTCAGGAACCGGTTGTCACGGCGGACGTTACGGGGTTTGAGGGGGACCCGATTGGGGCCGTCGAGCGGTTCCCCTCGATGGAGGTGCCGTCGGTCATCGAACGCAATCAACACCAGGGAAAAGCGGCCCTCAACGCGCTCGACAGTGGGGAGCTGGTATCGATGCTGGCTGAGGCTGGCAGTCATTTCGCGAAGGGGACACTCGGTCCGGAAAACACTACTGTCGACGAGTACGTAACCAACGTCGTTCGCGCCACTGGGCTCCCAGTTCGTGCTGTCAGGGAGGCCGTCACCGCGATACGGTCGGCTCTCGAGTCCGTCGATACCACGCTGCGCTCCCAGTTACCAGGTGACGACGTCACAGTCATCGACACCCTCCAGTACGACACCGGCACGGAGCGAACGGTCGGGTATGTCCCACGCGGTCGGAATCTGGCGCTCTTGACCCCGAGCAATCACCCGGCTGTAGTGGCACTATCAGTGGTCGCGCTCGGGGCGAAATACCCGATGGCGATTCGCCCCTCGAACCAGGAGCCGTTCACTGCAGCCAGGCTCGTACACGCACTCCACGAGGCGGGGCTTCCGAAGGAGTCAGTCGTCTTGCTCCCGGGTGAGCGGGAGGTCGGCCAGACTGCAGTCGAACAGTCGGACCTTGCGCTCGGTTTTGGGGGGCCTGACCTGCAGAACCGGTACGCTGACGTGAGTAACGTCAAGATTCATGGCCCTGGAAACAGCAAGATATTCGTCGATTCCGACTATCTCCAGCGTGACGAGGTACTCGATATGTGTAGGACAGCAGTGATGACGGGCGGTGGTCGTGCCTGCACCAATGCAACCCAGATTGTCACCACCGGCGATGGCTCGCTCCTCGCGAAGAAACTTGCACAGCGAGTCGCGGGCGCCACCGTAACGGCTCCACTCTCGGAACGTGCTGAGGTCCCAGCAGTGGTTGCTCCGGCGGAGGCCGACCGAATCGACCGACTCATCGACACCAATCTCACGACCGGCGCCGGTGAGGACCTGACTGCGCGATACGACGACCGAGACCGTGTGATTGAGCAGAACGGTATCACGTATCTCCGTCCGACGGTCCTTCATCTGGACTGGAACGACTTCGATGACGGCCGACACGTTCTCGCCTCCGAACTCCCCTTCCAGTACACGGTGGTCGTCCAGGTCCCGAAGACGGATATCGGGACTGCGCTGTCGGATTCGCTCGCCGTCACAACCTTTACCCACGACGACGGACTCGAGGAGACGTTGCTTCGGGACTCGTCGATAGAGAAGCTGTTCGCAAACGGCGAAATGGTGTCAGATATCGACCTCCGAGAACCACATCAGGGCTTCCTTACCGATTTCCTGTTCAGGAAACAGGCTTACCGACCATCGAAGTGA
- a CDS encoding ATP-binding cassette domain-containing protein, whose translation MSLEKSKNTGTGPSDDTTYAISAQDVHITYEDGTEAVQGLSLEVERGEFFGFLGPNGAGKTTTIKSLVTLLHPTQGAIQVEGFDTVEDPLAVRESVGYMAQETSIDRELTPRENLRLACELYGVSKSERADRIEKLLDLVDLQDVADERSEKFSGGMKKRLDAATVLVHRPPVVFLDEPTTGLDPEARRRLWDYFKRINEEGTTVFLTTQYLEEADHLCDRLSLIQDGQVVATGAPETLKSSVGGDLFEVTLADPSKSRTERAIRAVRKLDQFAEASFETTENGFTVRTERDSETTSEFFAALNGANITVTDFNIQSPTLDDVFLALTADESADVASGTVTESAPEVSL comes from the coding sequence ATGTCTCTAGAGAAATCAAAGAATACGGGCACAGGCCCGTCAGACGATACGACGTACGCAATCTCGGCGCAGGATGTCCATATCACCTACGAGGACGGGACCGAAGCCGTGCAGGGTCTCTCTCTCGAGGTTGAGCGAGGCGAGTTTTTCGGGTTTCTCGGACCGAACGGGGCTGGGAAGACGACGACTATCAAATCGCTGGTGACACTCCTGCACCCGACTCAGGGGGCGATTCAGGTCGAGGGGTTCGATACCGTCGAAGACCCACTGGCAGTCCGTGAATCAGTCGGCTACATGGCACAGGAAACCAGCATCGACAGAGAACTCACTCCCCGAGAGAACCTCCGTCTTGCCTGTGAGCTGTATGGCGTGTCCAAGAGCGAGCGTGCGGACCGGATAGAGAAACTGCTTGACCTTGTCGACTTGCAGGACGTCGCGGACGAACGCTCGGAGAAGTTCTCAGGCGGCATGAAAAAGCGGCTGGACGCCGCCACTGTCCTGGTACATCGCCCACCGGTGGTGTTCCTCGATGAGCCGACGACCGGTCTCGACCCGGAGGCACGGCGGCGGCTATGGGACTACTTCAAGCGAATCAACGAGGAAGGAACGACTGTGTTTCTCACAACACAGTATCTGGAAGAGGCAGATCACCTCTGTGACCGGCTCTCGCTGATACAGGACGGCCAGGTCGTCGCGACGGGGGCCCCGGAAACGTTGAAATCATCGGTTGGCGGTGATCTCTTCGAAGTGACCCTTGCCGACCCGTCCAAATCACGGACTGAGCGTGCAATCAGGGCGGTGCGAAAGCTCGACCAGTTCGCGGAGGCCAGCTTCGAGACGACAGAGAACGGATTCACAGTCAGAACGGAGCGGGACAGCGAGACGACGAGCGAGTTCTTCGCGGCACTCAATGGTGCTAACATCACCGTCACTGATTTCAACATCCAGTCTCCGACACTCGATGATGTCTTCCTCGCGTTGACTGCCGACGAATCTGCCGACGTGGCCAGCGGAACGGTGACTGAGTCGGCCCCGGAGGTGTCTCTATGA
- a CDS encoding ABC transporter permease translates to MSNRTEDTVNGRVDRSPGNDMKGDVWISFKRWLVKNLRNPYVVFTSLVQPVIFLVLFAEVFGVVAGDTLTQSFQGEVNYITFLTPAILIMSALASAATSGIGLVTDMEEGMFEKILVSPMNRTAMFLGKMLSEVVRIVIQTLIILLLGYMLLTVRTSGSVDQYMQTGLVGVIGVVLVTVIFGGVFMAYSNIVALVSRDEEATIMFANLLTFPLLFVSSAFLPLDVLPGWIRAVAVLNPITYGIDGVRALMLGRDVMTVLTVTGYGGLWNTLVPAVGILVGFNIVLGTIARRLLRRAARAEVQ, encoded by the coding sequence ATGAGCAACCGGACTGAGGATACCGTGAACGGGCGCGTAGACAGGTCCCCCGGGAACGATATGAAAGGGGATGTATGGATCAGCTTCAAACGATGGCTGGTCAAGAACCTCAGGAATCCGTACGTGGTGTTCACTTCCCTCGTCCAACCCGTGATATTCCTCGTCCTGTTCGCGGAGGTGTTCGGAGTCGTTGCCGGGGATACACTCACACAGTCGTTCCAGGGGGAGGTCAACTACATCACGTTTCTGACGCCAGCGATACTGATCATGTCGGCTCTGGCCTCAGCCGCGACCTCCGGTATCGGTCTCGTAACCGACATGGAGGAGGGGATGTTCGAGAAAATTCTCGTCTCCCCGATGAATCGGACGGCTATGTTCCTTGGCAAGATGCTCTCAGAAGTCGTACGTATCGTTATCCAGACGCTCATCATCCTCTTGCTTGGATATATGCTGTTAACCGTACGAACCAGTGGGTCGGTTGACCAGTATATGCAAACCGGTCTGGTTGGTGTCATCGGTGTCGTTCTAGTCACTGTCATCTTCGGAGGTGTGTTCATGGCGTACTCCAATATCGTTGCGCTCGTGTCTCGCGACGAAGAAGCGACCATCATGTTTGCGAATCTTCTTACTTTCCCCCTGCTGTTTGTTTCGAGCGCATTCCTGCCACTTGATGTGCTTCCGGGCTGGATCCGGGCTGTTGCGGTACTCAACCCGATCACTTACGGCATAGACGGTGTTCGGGCTCTCATGCTTGGCCGTGATGTGATGACTGTACTTACTGTGACGGGGTATGGCGGTCTCTGGAATACACTCGTTCCAGCAGTCGGTATCCTGGTCGGGTTCAACATCGTACTGGGTACCATCGCGAGACGACTGTTGCGACGAGCTGCCCGCGCTGAAGTGCAGTGA
- a CDS encoding MSCRAMM family adhesin SdrC, with translation MNNKEHVPMLGSEPATANSSIDTEQGFDSSYDFDSSYDFDSSYDFDSSYDFDSSYDFDSSYDFDSSYDFDSSYDFDSSYDFDSSYDFDSSYDFDSSYDITATADAAFSTAKKVLKQAC, from the coding sequence ATGAATAATAAAGAACACGTGCCGATGCTTGGGTCAGAACCAGCTACGGCCAACAGTAGCATCGATACCGAACAGGGCTTCGACAGTTCGTACGACTTCGACAGTTCGTACGACTTCGATAGCTCGTACGACTTCGACAGTTCGTACGACTTCGATAGCTCGTACGACTTCGACAGTTCGTACGACTTCGATAGCTCGTACGACTTCGACAGTTCGTACGACTTCGATAGCTCGTACGACTTCGACAGTTCGTACGACTTCGATAGCTCGTACGACTTCGATAGCTCGTACGATATCACAGCGACAGCTGACGCCGCCTTTAGTACGGCCAAGAAGGTCCTGAAGCAGGCCTGCTGA